The following are from one region of the Acipenser ruthenus chromosome 19, fAciRut3.2 maternal haplotype, whole genome shotgun sequence genome:
- the si:dkey-234i14.6 gene encoding uncharacterized protein si:dkey-234i14.6 isoform X1 — protein sequence MYGENMGNTEERLNSSMDEEKYRTLAYDTALSTLLAVVVYVVVKVSLDGIRQWRARVSVLVVGSGPVGLTAALVAVRSGKVLKLTVLDERYRTALLCRPQQIALDPRSVKFLLRLGVDFDNMEGCWHNDHFFTKIGVFQEYLLSILEHKKQKVDIKINLGTKFTEDYLKKIPAQDWPRIIVVADGSCGESCSVLGISSDYIVESCNAYGANAAIERLDQRQVPTPEIRAHSLYFDLSAYGVDLFAGGKDPQNSQQAPVKPGFHLKIYGTFRNRYMALACPASDSRVVRFLRHTANSSIMKNIFHQSFNAYKTDIEARVNDLTLHHLQCSRRLFEIMLSHRRINAAYIEGDNVAVTIEGEAVRVLNFDTGCGVNLGLRGLESLETFIYKTATALDQNDVFEALSAKIQHSKQVAENFRQTGLVTTMFE from the exons ATGTATGGAGAAAACATGGGAAACACAGAAGAGCGGCTGAACAGCAGTATGGACGAAGAGAAGTACAGGACACTGGCGTACGACACGGCGTTAAGTACTTTACTGGCAGTTGTGGTATACGTGGTGGTGAAAGTGAGTTTGGATGGAATCAGGCAGTGGAGGGCACGAGTCTCGGTTCTGGTCGTGGGTTCTGGTCCGGTAGGGCTGACCGCTGCCTTAGTCGCTGTCCGCTCTGGAAAGGTGCTGAAACTGACTGTACTGGACGAACGCTATCGGACTGCTCTGCTGTGCAGACCCCAGCAAATCGCTTTGGACCCCCGGAGCGTGAAGTTTCTACTCCGCCTGGGGGTCGATTTTGACAACATGGAAGGCTGCTGGCACAATGACCACTTCTTCACTAAGATCGGAGTGTTTCAAGAATATCTTTTGAGCATTTTGGAGCACAAAAAACAGAAGGTTGATATCAAGATCAACCTGGGCACAAAG TTCACAGAAGATTATCTAAAAAAGATCCCAGCGCAGGACTGGCCCCGGATCATTGTCGTGGCAGATGGATCTTGCGGGGAATCCTGCTCTGTTCTCGGGATCAGCTCGGACTACATTGTGGAATCCTGTAATGCCTATGGAGCCAACGCAGCCATAGAAAGACTTGATCAGAGACAG GTTCCCACCCCTGAGATACGGGCTCACAGTTTGTATTTTGATCTCTCTGCCTATGGGGTTGACCTGTTTGCTGGAGGGAAAGACCCACAGAACTCCCAACAGGCACCGGTGAAGCCAGGATTCCATCTAAAAATCTATGGAACATTCCGCAATCGATACATGGCATTAGCTTGTCCTGCATCCGACTCCAGGGTGGTCCGCTTCCTACGTCATACTGCAAACTCATCG ATCATGAAGAACATATTCCACCAATCTTTCAACGCATACAAGACAGACATTGAGGCCAGAGTGAACGACCTGACACTGCATCACCTGCAGTGCAGCCGCAGGCTCTTTGAGATCATGCTGTCTCACAGGAGGATCAACGCAGCGTACATCGAGGGCGACAATGTTGCGGTTACAATTGAGGGAGAGGCAGTCAGGGTGTTGAATTTCGACACGG GCTGTGGCGTAAACTTGGGCTTGAGAGGACTTGAGTCCCTGGagacatttatttacaaaaccgCTACCGCCTTGGACCAGAACGACGTGTTTGAGGCACTTTCTGCAAAAATACAGCATTCCAAACAGGT
- the si:dkey-234i14.6 gene encoding uncharacterized protein si:dkey-234i14.6 isoform X2, translating into MYGENMGNTEERLNSSMDEEKYRTLAYDTALSTLLAVVVYVVVKVSLDGIRQWRARVSVLVVGSGPVGLTAALVAVRSGKVLKLTVLDERYRTALLCRPQQIALDPRSVKFLLRLGVDFDNMEGCWHNDHFFTKIGVFQEYLLSILEHKKQKVDIKINLGTKVPTPEIRAHSLYFDLSAYGVDLFAGGKDPQNSQQAPVKPGFHLKIYGTFRNRYMALACPASDSRVVRFLRHTANSSIMKNIFHQSFNAYKTDIEARVNDLTLHHLQCSRRLFEIMLSHRRINAAYIEGDNVAVTIEGEAVRVLNFDTGCGVNLGLRGLESLETFIYKTATALDQNDVFEALSAKIQHSKQVAENFRQTGLVTTMFE; encoded by the exons ATGTATGGAGAAAACATGGGAAACACAGAAGAGCGGCTGAACAGCAGTATGGACGAAGAGAAGTACAGGACACTGGCGTACGACACGGCGTTAAGTACTTTACTGGCAGTTGTGGTATACGTGGTGGTGAAAGTGAGTTTGGATGGAATCAGGCAGTGGAGGGCACGAGTCTCGGTTCTGGTCGTGGGTTCTGGTCCGGTAGGGCTGACCGCTGCCTTAGTCGCTGTCCGCTCTGGAAAGGTGCTGAAACTGACTGTACTGGACGAACGCTATCGGACTGCTCTGCTGTGCAGACCCCAGCAAATCGCTTTGGACCCCCGGAGCGTGAAGTTTCTACTCCGCCTGGGGGTCGATTTTGACAACATGGAAGGCTGCTGGCACAATGACCACTTCTTCACTAAGATCGGAGTGTTTCAAGAATATCTTTTGAGCATTTTGGAGCACAAAAAACAGAAGGTTGATATCAAGATCAACCTGGGCACAAAG GTTCCCACCCCTGAGATACGGGCTCACAGTTTGTATTTTGATCTCTCTGCCTATGGGGTTGACCTGTTTGCTGGAGGGAAAGACCCACAGAACTCCCAACAGGCACCGGTGAAGCCAGGATTCCATCTAAAAATCTATGGAACATTCCGCAATCGATACATGGCATTAGCTTGTCCTGCATCCGACTCCAGGGTGGTCCGCTTCCTACGTCATACTGCAAACTCATCG ATCATGAAGAACATATTCCACCAATCTTTCAACGCATACAAGACAGACATTGAGGCCAGAGTGAACGACCTGACACTGCATCACCTGCAGTGCAGCCGCAGGCTCTTTGAGATCATGCTGTCTCACAGGAGGATCAACGCAGCGTACATCGAGGGCGACAATGTTGCGGTTACAATTGAGGGAGAGGCAGTCAGGGTGTTGAATTTCGACACGG GCTGTGGCGTAAACTTGGGCTTGAGAGGACTTGAGTCCCTGGagacatttatttacaaaaccgCTACCGCCTTGGACCAGAACGACGTGTTTGAGGCACTTTCTGCAAAAATACAGCATTCCAAACAGGT